In Felis catus isolate Fca126 chromosome E1, F.catus_Fca126_mat1.0, whole genome shotgun sequence, the following proteins share a genomic window:
- the LOC123381912 gene encoding keratin-associated protein 1-3-like, which produces MACCSTSFCGFPTCSTSGNCGSSCCRPNCCQNSCCQSSCCQPSCCQTSCCQPSCCQNSCCQTSCCQPSCCQNSCCGTGCGTGGGQEGGCGAVSCRVRWCRPDCRVEDTCLPPCCVVSCIPPTCCQLHHAQASCCRPSYCGQSCCRPACCCYCCQPTCCEPTC; this is translated from the coding sequence ATGGCCTGCTGCTCCACTAGCTTCTGTGGATTTCCCACCTGCTCCACCAGCGGGaactgtggctccagctgctgccggCCCAACTGCTGCCAGAACAgctgctgccagtccagctgctgccagcccagctgctgtcagaccagctgctgccagcccagctgctgcCAGAACAGCTGCTGCCAGaccagctgctgccagcccagctgctgcCAGAACAGCTGCTGCGGGACCGGCTGTGGCACTGGTGGCGGCCAGGAGGGTGGCTGCGGAGCCGTGAGCTGCCGCGTCAGGTGGTGCCGCCCTGACTGCCGCGTGGAGGACACCTGCCTGCCCCCCTGCTGTGTGGTGAGCTGCATAccccccacctgctgccagcTGCACCACGCCCAGGCCTCCTGCTGCCGCCCGTCCTACTGTGGACAGTCCTGCTGCCGCCCTgcctgctgctgctactgctgccaGCCCACCTGCTGTGAGCCCACCTGTTAA